A single Bacteroidota bacterium DNA region contains:
- the deoC gene encoding deoxyribose-phosphate aldolase, producing the protein MIRSKTDLSLLRPDSAQSDITALCATAAEQHVYGLCIPPCYVALASRLVQHAGVRVSTVVDYPYGYSPTEVKLAAAGQAIQAGAVELDVVLNICLLKSGNLDYLGAEIAALRTLSTRHGAVLKVIIEAALLSEQELEQICTLAAHHQADYVKNSTGLLGGHATPELIRKIRGYLPSTVRIKASGGIRTPQQAHALLQAGADRLGTSILLPDSPCL; encoded by the coding sequence GTGATCCGCAGCAAAACTGATCTGAGCCTGCTAAGGCCTGATTCCGCCCAGAGCGACATAACGGCCCTGTGCGCCACGGCTGCCGAACAGCACGTATACGGCCTGTGCATCCCGCCCTGCTACGTAGCCCTGGCCAGCCGGCTGGTACAGCACGCAGGCGTGCGCGTTAGCACCGTAGTAGATTACCCCTATGGCTATAGCCCTACGGAAGTAAAGCTGGCTGCCGCCGGGCAGGCCATACAGGCCGGAGCTGTAGAACTGGACGTGGTGCTAAACATCTGCCTGCTAAAAAGCGGTAACCTGGACTACCTGGGTGCCGAGATAGCGGCCCTGCGCACGCTTAGCACCCGCCATGGGGCAGTCCTTAAGGTGATTATAGAGGCTGCCCTGCTGAGCGAGCAGGAGCTGGAGCAAATATGCACCCTGGCTGCCCACCACCAGGCCGACTATGTGAAAAACAGCACGGGCCTACTGGGTGGCCACGCCACGCCGGAGCTTATTCGAAAAATACGGGGCTACCTGCCCAGCACCGTCCGGATCAAAGCCTCGGGCGGAATCCGCACCCCCCAGCAGGCACACGCCCTGCTACAGGCAGGTGCCGACCGCCTGGGCACCTCCATTCTTCTTCCCGATTCACCATGCCTATAG
- the prfA gene encoding peptide chain release factor 1, which translates to MIEKIAELEQRLAEVNAALSDPSVTSDMKRMTALGKEYKELERVVAVGRKYRRMAEDIEGSKELIATETDEEMRELAKEELANLQPKLETLEAELKNLLIPKDPTDSKDVIMEIRAGTGGDEASLFAGDLFRMYQRYAEQKGWKFEVQEFHEGTVGGYKEVAISIKGEDVYGSLKFESGVHRVQRVPNTETQGRVHTSAATVLVMPEAEDLDVELNLNDVRKDTFCSSGAGGQSVNTTYSAVRLTHLPTGIVVSMQNERSQLKNYDLALKVLKSRLYDMELAKRQEAEAATRKSLVSSGDRSAKIRTYNFPQSRFTDHRIGLTLYNLQAVLAGELEEVIEALRIEENASKLNQTRVGQG; encoded by the coding sequence ATGATTGAAAAAATAGCAGAACTGGAGCAGCGCCTCGCGGAGGTAAATGCAGCCCTGTCAGACCCCTCCGTTACCAGCGACATGAAACGCATGACCGCCCTGGGCAAGGAGTACAAGGAGCTGGAGCGCGTGGTAGCCGTGGGCCGAAAGTACCGGCGCATGGCCGAAGATATAGAGGGTAGCAAAGAGCTGATAGCCACCGAAACCGATGAGGAGATGCGCGAGCTGGCAAAGGAAGAGCTGGCAAACCTGCAGCCCAAACTGGAAACCCTGGAGGCAGAACTGAAGAACCTGCTGATCCCCAAGGACCCTACCGACAGCAAGGACGTGATAATGGAAATACGCGCCGGAACCGGTGGCGACGAGGCAAGCCTCTTTGCCGGAGACCTCTTCCGCATGTATCAGCGCTATGCCGAGCAGAAAGGCTGGAAGTTTGAGGTGCAGGAGTTTCACGAAGGCACGGTGGGGGGCTACAAGGAGGTGGCCATCAGCATAAAAGGCGAGGACGTGTACGGCTCGCTCAAGTTTGAAAGCGGTGTACACCGTGTGCAGCGCGTACCCAATACCGAAACCCAGGGACGGGTGCACACCAGTGCGGCCACCGTGCTGGTAATGCCCGAGGCCGAAGACCTGGATGTGGAGCTAAACCTGAACGACGTGCGCAAAGACACCTTCTGCTCCAGTGGGGCGGGGGGCCAGAGTGTAAACACCACCTACAGTGCCGTGCGCCTAACCCACCTGCCCACCGGCATAGTGGTAAGTATGCAAAACGAGCGCAGTCAGCTAAAGAACTACGACCTGGCCCTGAAGGTACTTAAGTCCAGGCTGTACGATATGGAACTGGCAAAGCGCCAGGAAGCCGAGGCAGCCACACGCAAGAGCCTGGTGAGCAGTGGCGACCGCTCGGCCAAGATCCGCACCTACAACTTCCCGCAGAGCCGCTTTACAGACCACCGCATCGGCCTGACCCTCTATAACCTGCAGGCCGTACTGGCTGGGGAGCTGGAAGAGGTGATAGAGGCCCTGCGGATAGAGGAAAACGCCAGCAAGCTGAACCAAACCCGCGTGGGACAGGGCTAA
- the queF gene encoding preQ(1) synthase, which translates to MKQPEIKIRDTRHEIQAEEKLKILETFDFRPTHQQLITYDTAEFSAVCPGTGLPDIGRLRIHYVPADKCIELKSLKYYLFSYREDGIFQEPVTDLIFDHLWRTLAPEYLRVEMIYNTRGGFDTTVVVEKGTRLQ; encoded by the coding sequence ATGAAGCAGCCCGAAATAAAAATCCGAGATACCCGCCACGAAATTCAGGCCGAGGAAAAACTGAAGATCCTCGAGACCTTCGATTTTCGGCCCACCCACCAGCAGCTGATCACCTACGATACCGCAGAGTTCTCGGCGGTATGCCCCGGCACCGGCCTGCCAGACATTGGCCGCCTGCGCATACACTATGTGCCTGCTGACAAGTGTATTGAGCTGAAGAGCCTGAAGTACTACCTGTTCAGCTACCGCGAAGACGGGATCTTTCAGGAGCCGGTAACGGACCTCATCTTCGACCACTTGTGGCGTACCCTGGCCCCCGAATACCTGCGGGTAGAGATGATCTACAACACCCGTGGCGGTTTTGATACCACTGTGGTAGTGGAGAAAGGAACCCGATTGCAGTAG
- a CDS encoding SPOR domain-containing protein, translating to MPIVLFLFCCLWLGGANPTLAQAQPGTYGQPIRLSQYRDVATFSDPFERIQVGTGAPTILRADTSLRKPSVHIQQDTAIDIGLRQYANPYRTLGSGIVYRVQIYNGDREKASLAQFDFMELRTGQPVYMEFDQPNFKVRVGNFKTEQEAKTFVKDVQLHFPSAFVVPCQLTPER from the coding sequence ATGCCTATAGTTCTTTTCCTCTTCTGCTGCCTGTGGCTGGGCGGAGCCAACCCCACGCTGGCACAGGCCCAGCCTGGCACCTATGGCCAGCCCATCCGGCTAAGCCAGTACCGGGATGTAGCCACATTCTCCGATCCCTTTGAGCGCATACAGGTGGGCACAGGGGCACCCACAATCCTGCGGGCAGACACCAGCCTGCGGAAGCCCAGTGTTCACATCCAGCAGGATACCGCCATAGACATAGGCCTGCGGCAGTATGCAAACCCCTACCGAACGCTGGGTTCGGGCATTGTGTACCGGGTGCAGATCTACAACGGAGACCGTGAAAAGGCTAGCCTGGCACAGTTTGACTTTATGGAGCTGCGCACTGGCCAGCCGGTATACATGGAGTTCGACCAGCCCAACTTCAAGGTACGGGTGGGCAACTTCAAGACCGAGCAGGAAGCCAAAACCTTTGTGAAAGACGTGCAGCTACACTTTCCGTCGGCTTTTGTAGTGCCCTGCCAGCTAACCCCCGAACGATGA
- a CDS encoding UDP-2,3-diacylglucosamine diphosphatase, which translates to MPPAVDPNSKAVDGTSPPAGRKVYMVSDVHLGAPDHARSLQRERRLVAWLDRVATDAQEIYLLGDLFDFWFEWRHVVPKGYVRLLGKLAELSDRGIPITALSGNHDVWYYDYFPTELGIPVYRDPIIRTFFGQQFYIAHGDALGPGDRGYKLLKAALRNPLLQWAFARLHPNLAIRIAHWSSNTSRNAQERRHKLKDYGEKEMQVQFARQYSTQHPQIAHLVMGHRHLARHLALNDHCSLWVLGDWIEDFSYLEISEHGVCMRVDQPDAD; encoded by the coding sequence ATGCCCCCAGCAGTGGACCCCAACAGCAAGGCCGTAGACGGGACATCCCCCCCTGCGGGCCGGAAGGTGTATATGGTGAGCGATGTGCACCTGGGTGCGCCAGACCACGCACGCAGCCTGCAGCGCGAGCGGCGGCTGGTGGCCTGGCTGGACCGAGTAGCTACAGACGCACAGGAGATCTACCTGCTGGGAGACCTATTCGACTTCTGGTTCGAGTGGCGGCACGTGGTGCCCAAGGGCTATGTGCGCCTGCTGGGCAAGCTGGCCGAGCTGAGCGACCGTGGCATACCCATCACGGCCCTGTCGGGCAACCACGATGTGTGGTACTACGACTATTTTCCCACCGAGCTGGGCATACCCGTCTACCGAGATCCCATTATCCGCACCTTCTTTGGCCAGCAGTTCTACATTGCCCACGGCGATGCCCTGGGGCCTGGAGACCGGGGCTACAAACTGCTGAAGGCTGCCCTGCGCAACCCCCTGCTCCAGTGGGCATTTGCCCGCCTGCACCCCAACCTTGCCATTCGCATTGCCCACTGGAGCAGCAACACCAGCCGCAATGCACAGGAGCGCCGCCACAAGCTGAAAGACTATGGCGAAAAAGAAATGCAGGTACAGTTTGCCCGCCAATATAGCACCCAGCACCCGCAGATAGCCCACCTGGTGATGGGCCACCGCCACCTGGCCCGCCACCTGGCCCTAAACGACCACTGTAGCCTATGGGTGCTGGGCGACTGGATAGAGGACTTTTCGTATCTTGAGATCAGTGAACATGGCGTATGTATGCGGGTGGATCAGCCTGATGCTGATTAG
- the secA gene encoding preprotein translocase subunit SecA yields MGLFSSLFKSKKEKDVEALKPLAAEVNEIQQQLISLSDDALRAKTGDFKAYIAESLSELEEAIAQLKAEIDAHKKAHEIHALEPLYTQLDKLKKDRNARLEVALKALMPEAFAVVKETCRRMAELGRLVVEATDYDRRYAQTHPHVQLQGSQAIWTNQWEAAGSPIVWNMVHYDVQLMGGSVLHEGKIAEMATGEGKTLVSTLPVYLNALAGQGVHVVTVNDYLARRDAEWNAPIFEFHGLSVDCIDKHESHSDERRAAYRADITYGTNNEFGFDYLRDNMVNQPDHMVQREHHFAIIDEVDSVLIDEARTPLIISGPVPRGDKHEFNELKPRIEKLVNTQRQLVQQFVAEGRDKAETAPKEAGLALLRAHRGLPKYKPLIKYFSEQGAKALMQKTEALYMADNSKRMPEVDAALCFTIDEKNNQIELTDKGIELLAGQQGDKDLFILPDITAQMSELAGNTSLSDEQRMQLKEELTQNYAEKSERLHSIQQLLKAYCLFERDIEYIVEGGKVMIVDENTGRVLPGRRYSDGLHQAIEAKENVKVEAATQTFATVTLQNYFRMYHKLAGMTGTAETEAGEFYEIYKLDVVVVPTNKPTARRDLNDRVYKTKREKYNAIIEEVQQHVDAGRPVLVGTTSVEVSELLSRMMKQRRLTHNVLNAKQHEREAEIVAEAGLAGKVTIATNMAGRGTDIKLGPGVKEAGGLAIIGSERHESRRIDRQLRGRAGRQGDPGVSVFFISLEDDLMRMFRSERIAKVMDLLKMKEGEVIEHRLITRSISNAQKKVEENNFAIRKRLLEYDDVMNKQREVIYTRRRNALFGDRIQVDLDNMIYDECEALVAAIQPTGDAEQLRMESIRLFAYDPAFSPEELDKLPAQQLSQQLYEGVSARYQQKAQRLAQHFYAQVQEIHSQQPQYKMIEVSMSDRKRVLRMHLPIAEVLETEGYALMTHFEKGVVLNIIDEAWKEHLREMDDLKQSVQTAVYEQKDPVLIYKFEAFELFQQMLKVVNEKVSTLLHRGELEGQEGENDYVAQREDFSRMRAQHANAQGRQAPQRVPVGIPVGGPDGEERKISRRERRAQERKQK; encoded by the coding sequence ATGGGATTATTTAGTAGCCTTTTCAAGTCGAAGAAGGAAAAAGACGTAGAAGCCCTAAAGCCCCTGGCGGCTGAGGTAAATGAAATACAACAGCAGCTCATTTCCCTCTCGGATGATGCCCTGCGGGCAAAGACGGGCGATTTCAAAGCCTATATAGCAGAATCCCTGTCGGAGCTGGAAGAGGCTATCGCGCAGCTGAAGGCCGAGATAGACGCGCACAAAAAAGCGCACGAAATACACGCGCTAGAGCCCCTGTATACCCAGCTAGATAAGCTGAAAAAAGACCGAAATGCCCGCCTGGAGGTGGCCCTGAAGGCCCTGATGCCCGAGGCCTTTGCCGTGGTGAAAGAGACCTGCCGCCGCATGGCCGAGCTGGGACGGCTGGTAGTGGAAGCCACAGACTATGACCGACGCTACGCCCAAACCCACCCCCATGTGCAGCTACAAGGCAGCCAGGCCATTTGGACAAACCAGTGGGAAGCTGCGGGTAGCCCGATTGTATGGAACATGGTGCACTATGATGTGCAGCTGATGGGTGGATCGGTGCTGCACGAGGGGAAAATAGCCGAAATGGCCACCGGCGAGGGCAAAACCCTGGTGAGCACGCTGCCCGTCTACCTGAATGCGCTGGCTGGCCAGGGCGTACATGTGGTAACCGTAAACGACTACCTGGCCCGCAGGGATGCCGAGTGGAATGCCCCCATATTCGAGTTTCACGGCCTAAGCGTAGACTGTATAGACAAGCACGAAAGCCACAGCGACGAACGCCGCGCCGCCTACCGGGCCGACATTACCTATGGCACCAACAACGAGTTCGGCTTTGACTACCTGCGGGACAATATGGTGAACCAGCCCGACCACATGGTGCAGCGCGAACACCACTTCGCCATTATAGATGAAGTGGACTCGGTGCTGATAGACGAGGCACGCACGCCCCTCATCATCAGCGGCCCCGTACCGCGTGGCGATAAGCATGAGTTCAATGAACTGAAGCCCCGCATCGAGAAGCTGGTGAACACCCAGCGCCAGCTGGTACAGCAGTTTGTGGCCGAAGGGCGAGATAAGGCCGAGACTGCCCCCAAAGAAGCGGGCCTGGCCCTGCTACGCGCACACCGCGGCCTGCCCAAGTACAAGCCCCTCATCAAATACTTCAGCGAACAGGGTGCCAAGGCCCTGATGCAAAAGACCGAAGCCCTGTACATGGCCGATAACAGCAAGCGCATGCCCGAGGTGGATGCAGCCCTGTGCTTCACCATCGACGAAAAGAACAACCAGATAGAACTGACCGACAAGGGGATAGAACTACTGGCTGGCCAGCAGGGCGACAAGGACCTCTTTATCCTGCCCGACATAACCGCCCAGATGAGCGAACTGGCCGGGAACACCAGCCTGAGCGACGAGCAGCGCATGCAGCTAAAGGAGGAACTGACCCAGAACTATGCCGAAAAAAGCGAGCGCCTGCACAGCATACAGCAGCTGCTGAAGGCCTACTGCCTGTTTGAGCGCGATATAGAGTACATTGTGGAGGGCGGAAAGGTGATGATTGTGGATGAAAACACGGGCCGCGTACTGCCTGGCCGCCGCTACAGCGACGGCCTGCACCAGGCCATAGAGGCCAAGGAAAACGTAAAGGTGGAAGCCGCTACGCAGACCTTTGCCACCGTTACGCTGCAAAACTACTTCCGCATGTACCACAAGCTGGCGGGCATGACCGGTACTGCCGAGACCGAGGCCGGTGAGTTTTACGAGATATACAAACTGGATGTGGTGGTAGTGCCCACCAACAAACCCACCGCCCGCCGAGACCTGAACGACCGGGTGTACAAAACCAAGCGCGAAAAGTACAACGCCATCATAGAGGAAGTACAGCAGCATGTGGATGCCGGAAGGCCCGTGCTGGTGGGCACCACCAGTGTGGAGGTGAGTGAGCTGCTAAGCCGCATGATGAAGCAGCGCCGCCTGACCCACAATGTGCTGAATGCCAAGCAGCACGAGCGTGAGGCCGAGATAGTGGCAGAGGCAGGGCTGGCGGGCAAGGTAACCATTGCCACCAACATGGCCGGACGCGGTACCGACATCAAGCTGGGGCCAGGCGTGAAGGAGGCCGGCGGCCTGGCTATCATAGGCAGCGAGCGCCACGAAAGCCGCAGAATAGACCGACAGCTGCGGGGCCGTGCAGGCCGGCAGGGAGACCCCGGTGTGTCCGTCTTCTTCATCAGCCTGGAAGACGACCTGATGCGCATGTTCCGCAGCGAGCGCATTGCCAAGGTAATGGACCTGCTGAAAATGAAAGAAGGCGAGGTGATTGAACACCGCCTCATCACCCGCTCCATCAGCAACGCACAAAAGAAGGTGGAAGAAAACAACTTCGCCATCCGCAAGCGCCTGCTGGAGTATGACGACGTGATGAACAAGCAGCGCGAAGTGATCTACACCCGCCGCCGCAACGCCCTTTTTGGCGACCGAATCCAGGTGGACCTGGATAACATGATCTATGATGAATGCGAGGCCCTGGTGGCCGCCATACAGCCCACGGGCGATGCTGAGCAGCTGCGTATGGAGAGTATTCGCCTCTTTGCCTACGACCCCGCATTCAGCCCCGAGGAGCTGGATAAACTACCCGCCCAGCAGCTGAGCCAGCAGTTGTACGAGGGCGTATCTGCCCGCTACCAGCAGAAGGCGCAGCGCCTGGCGCAGCACTTCTACGCCCAGGTGCAGGAGATACACAGCCAGCAGCCGCAGTACAAGATGATAGAAGTGTCCATGAGCGACCGGAAGCGCGTGCTGCGGATGCACCTGCCCATAGCCGAGGTGCTGGAAACAGAGGGTTATGCCCTGATGACTCACTTTGAGAAAGGTGTGGTGCTAAACATAATAGACGAAGCCTGGAAAGAGCACCTGCGCGAAATGGATGACCTGAAGCAGAGCGTGCAAACAGCCGTGTATGAGCAGAAAGACCCTGTGCTGATCTACAAATTCGAGGCATTCGAACTCTTCCAGCAGATGCTGAAGGTGGTGAATGAGAAGGTGAGCACCCTGCTGCACCGAGGCGAGCTGGAGGGCCAGGAGGGCGAAAACGACTATGTAGCCCAGCGCGAAGACTTTAGCCGCATGCGTGCCCAGCATGCCAATGCACAGGGCCGCCAGGCACCACAGCGCGTGCCAGTAGGCATACCCGTAGGGGGGCCCGATGGCGAGGAGCGCAAAATAAGTCGCCGCGAAAGACGAGCCCAGGAACGAAAACAAAAGTGA
- the cysS gene encoding cysteine--tRNA ligase — MQELYVYNTLSRRKERFEPQHPPFVGMYVCGPTVYGEGHLGHARSAITFDIVFRYLRALGYQVRYVRNITDVGHLENDADEGEDKIAKKARLEQLEPMEVAQHYTNQYRAAMQLLNVLPPSIEPQATGHIPEQIRMVEQIIRNGFAYEANGSVYFDVAAYAARYPYGLLSGRSVEELLAGSRENLAGQAEKRSPADFALWKRADPEHIMRWDSPWGVGFPGWHIECSAMSTKYLGEVADIHGGGMDLLFPHHEAEIAQSNACANHAQGMHEARYWLHNNMITINGQKMGKSLGNFITLSQFFTGDHPALAQAYSPMTIRFFILQGHYRSTLDFGNEALQAAEKGYKRLMHAIGLVPGLPISPDTTLDLDGLAQRLEDAMCDDFNTAITIAELFDACSLIHKVESRELRITEADRARLAALLKHYAEDILGLAPELPSQSQPLQAAMQVLIDLRNQARREKNWPLSDAIRDQLATAGIQLLDKPEGTQWTLNP, encoded by the coding sequence ATGCAGGAGCTGTATGTATACAATACCCTAAGCCGAAGGAAAGAACGGTTTGAACCCCAGCACCCCCCCTTTGTAGGTATGTATGTGTGCGGCCCCACCGTGTATGGAGAGGGGCACCTGGGCCACGCCCGCTCAGCCATTACCTTCGACATTGTTTTTCGCTACCTGCGTGCACTGGGCTACCAGGTGCGCTACGTGCGAAACATAACCGATGTGGGCCACCTGGAGAATGATGCCGACGAGGGCGAAGACAAGATAGCCAAAAAAGCCCGCCTGGAGCAGCTGGAGCCTATGGAGGTGGCCCAGCACTATACCAACCAGTACCGGGCGGCCATGCAGCTGCTGAATGTGCTGCCCCCCAGCATAGAACCCCAGGCTACCGGCCATATACCCGAGCAGATACGCATGGTGGAGCAGATCATCCGGAACGGATTTGCGTACGAGGCAAACGGCAGCGTATACTTTGATGTAGCGGCCTATGCAGCCCGATACCCCTACGGGCTGCTAAGCGGGCGTAGTGTAGAGGAACTGCTGGCTGGCAGCCGGGAAAACCTGGCAGGGCAGGCCGAAAAACGCAGCCCCGCCGACTTTGCCCTGTGGAAGCGCGCCGACCCCGAGCACATTATGCGCTGGGATAGCCCCTGGGGCGTGGGCTTCCCCGGCTGGCATATAGAGTGCAGTGCCATGAGCACCAAATACCTGGGCGAGGTGGCCGACATACACGGCGGCGGCATGGACCTGCTTTTCCCCCACCATGAGGCCGAAATAGCCCAGAGCAACGCCTGTGCCAACCACGCCCAGGGCATGCACGAGGCCCGGTACTGGCTGCACAACAATATGATTACCATCAACGGCCAGAAGATGGGCAAAAGCCTGGGCAACTTCATTACCCTCAGCCAGTTCTTTACCGGCGATCACCCCGCCCTGGCACAGGCCTATAGCCCCATGACCATCCGGTTTTTTATCCTGCAGGGGCACTACCGCAGCACGCTCGATTTTGGCAATGAGGCCCTGCAGGCTGCCGAGAAGGGCTACAAGCGCCTGATGCACGCCATTGGCCTGGTGCCGGGCCTACCCATCAGCCCCGACACCACGCTGGACCTGGACGGCCTGGCACAGCGGCTGGAAGACGCCATGTGCGACGACTTCAATACCGCCATCACCATTGCCGAGCTTTTTGATGCCTGCAGCCTTATCCACAAAGTGGAGAGCAGGGAGCTGAGAATAACCGAAGCCGACCGTGCCCGGCTGGCCGCGCTGCTGAAGCACTATGCCGAGGACATACTGGGCCTGGCACCCGAGCTGCCCAGCCAGAGCCAACCCCTGCAGGCTGCCATGCAGGTGCTGATAGACCTGCGCAACCAGGCCCGACGCGAAAAGAACTGGCCCCTGAGCGATGCCATTCGCGACCAGCTGGCCACAGCCGGCATCCAGCTGCTGGATAAGCCCGAGGGCACCCAGTGGACGCTAAACCCCTAG
- a CDS encoding DUF5686 and carboxypeptidase regulatory-like domain-containing protein translates to MRTMFLLALSLFVWARWAQAQQVQGTVLDETGSPLPHASIQIEGTTSGTLTDQDGRYTLRLAQPGSYVLIYRYIGYKTAQRSLNLAAGENRVLEAIQMVPDPLTLPDIYVTGDGKDPAYGIIKKVKDKRQYYEELLGDHSYQTYVKVRVDQPKLTKEGASTLKKVGGRDAENTDSLNNLPGLLYLAETRSKAYRSPPSGYKEVITDSKVSGQSDMYAAFSSSDLDFDLQRNVIKLDELGSRGGFVSPIGAGAFINYHYKLEGAVQQGEHRLFKISVIPRRQNDPVFSGTLWVVDSAWTVAALDLVLTKERQLISILDTLRIKRQYIPVGPELWLTQQTVMEFKGEILGLAVFKGKRVDFLDSYELKLPVGVDLSKDKEVLRIGDEVVKNDTAYWANRRPVPLDSLERRDYQLKDSLKLRESSPEYLDSLTRTQNKFSVSNLLNRYRYTNYQNNNYLEIKSPLSDLYFNTMEGWNATLTVSKHWNLDKEQKKQIVWHSRLRYGFASQRYLGNTVLLYRQENRRVQGIDRAGYQMGVFGGHYVSEFSGDMVQINHHFNTAYTLIDRQNYLRLYLRTYAGLRYERRLTPLLSLALWSSWEQRNPLVNRTNFSLAAESLRPYQPNLPVQEQTVWKSQINLPIHFNQHYASTPDGRLYLDGGEYNLAFHYQYGTYLAGPAGQFNKLWASWQDVYSLGLQGELHTYATAGTLLDTAGLALPDYQHFRGNQIQLGAGEALSQFGTQDYYSYATGASWAEIHTEYHDNGFLWNKLPLLRKLKWHTLAGIHYLTTNDRGVYSEWSVGLENIGYKFIRPIRVEYRQRLVGEGSRRQQFLLYFQF, encoded by the coding sequence ATGCGAACGATGTTTTTATTGGCACTCAGCCTGTTCGTCTGGGCCAGATGGGCGCAAGCGCAGCAGGTGCAAGGCACTGTGCTGGACGAAACCGGTAGCCCCCTACCACATGCCAGCATACAGATAGAGGGCACTACAAGCGGCACCCTGACAGACCAGGACGGACGCTATACCCTACGGCTTGCACAGCCTGGCAGCTACGTACTCATCTACCGCTACATTGGCTACAAAACAGCGCAGCGTAGCCTAAACCTGGCAGCCGGAGAAAACCGGGTGCTAGAGGCTATACAGATGGTGCCCGATCCGCTAACGCTGCCAGACATCTATGTAACCGGAGATGGCAAAGACCCCGCCTATGGAATCATCAAAAAGGTAAAGGATAAGCGGCAGTACTATGAGGAGCTGCTGGGCGACCACAGCTATCAGACCTATGTGAAGGTACGTGTAGACCAGCCAAAACTGACAAAAGAGGGTGCCTCTACACTTAAGAAAGTAGGCGGGCGCGACGCAGAAAATACGGATAGCCTCAACAACCTGCCGGGCCTGCTATATCTAGCCGAAACACGAAGCAAAGCATATCGTAGCCCGCCAAGCGGATACAAGGAAGTAATTACAGACAGCAAAGTATCGGGCCAGAGTGATATGTATGCTGCCTTCTCTTCCTCCGATCTGGATTTTGACCTACAGCGTAATGTAATTAAGCTGGACGAGCTGGGTTCGCGGGGTGGCTTCGTATCACCCATAGGGGCCGGTGCCTTTATCAATTATCACTACAAGCTGGAGGGTGCGGTACAGCAGGGCGAACATCGGCTTTTCAAAATTTCCGTCATCCCCCGCCGCCAGAACGATCCGGTATTTTCCGGCACCCTATGGGTGGTAGATAGTGCCTGGACGGTGGCAGCCCTGGACCTCGTGCTCACAAAAGAGCGGCAGCTAATAAGCATTCTGGACACCCTGCGCATCAAACGGCAATACATACCGGTGGGGCCCGAGCTGTGGCTAACTCAGCAAACGGTGATGGAGTTTAAGGGCGAAATCTTAGGCCTGGCAGTTTTCAAGGGTAAGCGGGTTGATTTTCTTGACTCATACGAGCTTAAACTTCCAGTGGGTGTTGATTTAAGCAAGGATAAAGAGGTACTACGAATAGGGGATGAGGTAGTGAAAAACGATACAGCCTACTGGGCTAACCGGCGGCCTGTGCCACTGGATAGCCTGGAGCGCAGAGACTATCAGCTAAAGGATAGCCTGAAACTCCGAGAGAGTAGCCCTGAGTACCTAGACTCTCTTACCCGTACTCAAAATAAATTCAGCGTCAGCAACCTCCTTAATCGCTATCGCTATACCAATTATCAGAATAACAACTACCTGGAGATTAAGTCCCCGCTTTCGGATTTGTATTTCAACACGATGGAGGGCTGGAATGCAACCCTTACCGTAAGCAAACACTGGAACTTGGACAAAGAGCAGAAAAAACAGATTGTATGGCATAGCAGGCTCCGCTATGGCTTTGCTAGCCAGCGCTATCTGGGCAATACGGTGCTACTGTACCGGCAAGAAAACCGCCGGGTACAGGGCATAGACAGAGCTGGCTATCAAATGGGGGTATTTGGCGGGCACTATGTTTCGGAGTTTTCGGGCGATATGGTACAAATCAATCACCACTTCAACACGGCTTATACCCTGATAGACCGGCAAAACTACCTGCGGCTGTACCTGCGCACCTATGCGGGCCTACGCTACGAGCGGCGCCTGACCCCCCTACTAAGCCTAGCCCTGTGGTCTAGCTGGGAGCAACGAAACCCACTGGTGAACCGAACAAACTTCTCGCTGGCCGCAGAGAGCCTGCGCCCCTACCAGCCCAACCTGCCCGTACAGGAGCAGACGGTGTGGAAATCGCAGATCAACCTACCAATCCATTTCAATCAGCACTACGCCAGTACCCCCGATGGCCGCTTGTACCTGGATGGTGGGGAATACAACCTAGCCTTTCACTACCAATATGGCACCTATCTGGCAGGCCCGGCGGGCCAGTTTAACAAGCTGTGGGCCAGCTGGCAGGATGTATACAGCCTCGGCCTACAGGGCGAGCTGCACACCTATGCCACGGCGGGCACCCTGCTAGATACAGCAGGCCTGGCCCTGCCCGACTACCAGCACTTCCGTGGAAACCAGATACAGCTAGGCGCTGGCGAGGCACTCAGCCAGTTTGGCACGCAGGACTACTACAGCTATGCCACCGGTGCCAGCTGGGCCGAGATTCATACTGAATACCACGACAACGGTTTCCTGTGGAATAAGCTGCCCCTGCTGCGCAAGCTAAAGTGGCATACCCTGGCCGGCATACACTACCTGACCACGAATGACCGTGGCGTGTACTCGGAATGGAGCGTAGGGCTGGAAAATATCGGCTATAAATTTATTCGCCCGATACGCGTGGAATATCGCCAGCGCCTAGTGGGCGAGGGTAGCCGCAGGCAGCAGTTTCTGCTCTACTTTCAATTTTAG